A window from Candidatus Nitrospira neomarina encodes these proteins:
- a CDS encoding response regulator transcription factor, which produces MAHGSRILAVDDERQIRRSLQINLEAKGYEVLMADTGEEALQIMSHRLPDLALVDLLLPGMDGIDLTRQIRETYQIPIIILSAIGEEAKKIEALEVGADDYVTKPFSMEELTARIRSVLRRTSSIYGTDPVFTFGNLQIDFESRNVCIRNQAVKLTPTEYDLLKYLIQNSGKVLTHGTILRAIWGAGYSEQAQYLRVFIGNLRKKLEKNTARPQYILTDPGVGYRFATDFKDDENTH; this is translated from the coding sequence ATGGCGCATGGATCTCGAATATTAGCTGTGGATGATGAGCGGCAAATTCGTCGTTCCTTACAGATCAATCTTGAGGCAAAAGGATATGAAGTCCTGATGGCCGACACCGGAGAAGAGGCCCTCCAAATTATGAGCCACCGCCTTCCGGACCTGGCCCTCGTGGATTTACTGCTTCCCGGAATGGATGGCATCGACCTGACCCGCCAGATCCGTGAAACCTACCAGATTCCAATCATTATCCTTTCCGCAATTGGGGAAGAAGCAAAAAAAATTGAAGCTCTCGAAGTTGGGGCAGATGACTATGTCACCAAACCGTTTAGCATGGAAGAACTGACGGCGAGAATCCGTTCAGTCCTGCGGAGGACATCCTCAATTTACGGCACCGATCCCGTGTTCACATTTGGAAATTTACAGATTGACTTCGAGAGTCGAAATGTCTGCATTCGAAACCAGGCGGTGAAATTAACCCCGACGGAATATGATCTGTTGAAGTACCTCATTCAGAATTCGGGAAAAGTTTTGACGCATGGAACCATTCTCCGGGCCATTTGGGGTGCGGGATATAGCGAGCAGGCTCAATATTTACGTGTATTTATTGGAAATCTAAGGAAAAAATTGGAAAAAAACACGGCACGACCTCAGTATATTCTCACCGATCCCGGAGTCGGCTATCGATTTGCCACCGATTTTAAGGACGATGAGAACACCCACTGA
- a CDS encoding macro domain-containing protein, translating into MTISRMDWRSPYRSGGPRCTKTYVIIARFPPRSPASNGVGRGRERADYHSLNTGSSTESWGQSRKAPVENINHCLKALRKTIESEKFSSVVYPRLATGVGGLDWKGVKSLIEKHLGDVPIPVYVYSTYHPGVKAKER; encoded by the coding sequence ATGACAATTTCGCGAATGGATTGGCGCTCGCCTTACCGGAGCGGTGGCCCGCGATGTACAAAGACTTACGTCATTATTGCCAGGTTTCCACCCCGAAGTCCGGCGAGTAATGGAGTTGGGCGGGGCCGGGAACGTGCGGATTACCATTCTCTTAACACAGGAAGCTCCACCGAGTCATGGGGCCAATCCCGAAAAGCACCGGTTGAAAATATCAATCATTGTTTGAAAGCACTTCGGAAAACAATTGAATCTGAAAAGTTCAGTAGTGTGGTGTACCCACGGCTTGCGACCGGAGTGGGGGGATTGGATTGGAAGGGTGTGAAATCATTAATTGAAAAGCATCTTGGAGATGTACCCATTCCCGTGTATGTCTATTCCACCTATCATCCAGGAGTAAAAGCCAAAGAACGCTAA
- a CDS encoding Rieske 2Fe-2S domain-containing protein, whose translation MHLDRQKVSDALIVLEGSASRPGKSPLTSDLRKTGLHPDNWYPLARSRDLKKGKMLGVSFAGNPIVLVRTENGIVYALEDRCAHRQVPLHCGVVHGEHVQCGYHSWTFDRTGRCMGVPYLEKNQPRPAGVRSFPCREAYGLVFVFPGAAGRVNEIEFPDISFADDPQYKTRYLDRQVGCHYSFMHENLMDMNHQFLHRRLMGGIRTVFLELRERPHAVEVDYTFSRIKGAQPLGEKLILGRTKESAGGPKHDLMTICTNYPYQTLQFWTAGSIHPALNLWNVYVPVDPAQRINHTFGLMMVRKPSIPGLIHLLWPFIVWFTNGIFAQDRWIVEEEQKAYDRQGADWNQEVFPVIQSLRSLLGREGIAS comes from the coding sequence ATGCACTTAGACAGACAGAAAGTAAGCGACGCTCTCATTGTTCTTGAAGGCTCTGCCTCCCGACCCGGGAAATCGCCTCTCACATCTGATTTACGAAAAACAGGTCTTCACCCGGACAATTGGTATCCGCTCGCACGCTCCAGAGATCTGAAAAAGGGAAAAATGCTTGGAGTGTCCTTTGCCGGCAATCCCATCGTGTTAGTCCGAACCGAAAACGGCATCGTCTATGCGCTCGAAGACCGATGCGCCCATCGGCAGGTACCGCTCCATTGCGGGGTGGTGCATGGAGAGCATGTCCAGTGTGGGTATCATTCCTGGACATTTGACCGGACAGGGCGATGCATGGGTGTACCCTATTTAGAAAAAAACCAACCACGACCAGCAGGAGTCAGGAGTTTTCCCTGTCGTGAAGCCTATGGGCTGGTATTTGTGTTTCCGGGGGCAGCGGGCCGGGTGAATGAGATCGAGTTCCCTGATATATCCTTCGCAGATGATCCACAATATAAAACTCGATACCTTGACCGTCAGGTGGGCTGCCATTACTCATTCATGCATGAGAACCTAATGGATATGAACCATCAGTTTTTGCATCGTCGACTCATGGGCGGGATCCGAACGGTCTTTCTGGAACTTCGAGAGCGGCCGCATGCCGTGGAAGTCGATTACACCTTCTCTCGAATCAAAGGCGCCCAACCACTCGGAGAGAAACTCATTCTAGGAAGAACCAAAGAATCAGCAGGTGGGCCAAAGCATGATCTGATGACCATCTGTACCAACTATCCCTATCAAACGCTCCAGTTTTGGACAGCCGGAAGTATTCACCCCGCATTAAATCTCTGGAATGTGTATGTTCCCGTTGATCCTGCCCAACGAATCAATCACACCTTTGGGTTGATGATGGTCAGGAAACCTTCAATTCCCGGGCTCATCCACCTCTTGTGGCCGTTTATTGTGTGGTTTACCAATGGAATTTTTGCACAAGACCGGTGGATTGTCGAGGAAGAACAGAAAGCCTATGATCGCCAGGGCGCCGATTGGAACCAGGAAGTTTTTCCGGTGATTCAGAGTTTAAGAAGCTTGTTGGGTCGGGAAGGCATTGCCAGCTGA
- a CDS encoding response regulator: MNHLPSSPPLAKDLMDPKALPLRSGKFENDLALQFLSGQYCGWPVVDSTRKILGVVSDLRLFEAVSRLHSLDELRVEDTITPPVYVHESESLDSVLHLMTQKHIQRMPVVGDQNLVGVISKANVLRHCLPTSTPSQVVSSCAWCERVPDPLVPPAGAKGSQTLASFLSMDHLKFSGVDLVHTYCPSCLQTLQALTTASGSLSSDETEDQEVRPCLLVVDDDPSVGRLLSQTLKEWGYEVLVARNGWEGLAVASRQTVDGILLDMEMPIMDGRTMLDELRWLGHQMPVMMMSGASDERALRQLLQEGAQGFFVKPFHLKSLKEACRRIMQKKEAPYFFAHHVV, encoded by the coding sequence ATGAACCATCTGCCTTCATCTCCTCCATTGGCAAAAGATTTAATGGACCCAAAAGCCTTACCACTAAGAAGTGGAAAATTCGAGAACGATCTGGCCTTGCAATTCCTCTCCGGTCAATATTGTGGATGGCCGGTGGTTGATTCCACCCGCAAAATTCTTGGAGTCGTGTCGGACCTCCGGCTGTTCGAGGCCGTTTCACGATTACATTCGCTGGATGAACTCAGGGTCGAAGATACCATTACCCCGCCCGTTTATGTGCATGAGAGTGAATCGCTTGATTCCGTGTTGCATCTGATGACCCAAAAACACATCCAGAGAATGCCTGTGGTGGGTGATCAGAATCTTGTCGGAGTCATCTCCAAGGCCAATGTGTTACGGCATTGTCTCCCAACCTCGACTCCCTCCCAAGTCGTTTCTTCGTGCGCATGGTGTGAACGCGTGCCGGATCCCCTTGTACCGCCGGCTGGTGCGAAAGGAAGTCAGACATTAGCGTCCTTTTTGTCGATGGACCATCTCAAATTCTCTGGGGTCGATCTTGTGCATACCTATTGCCCTTCTTGTCTGCAAACCCTTCAGGCACTCACCACAGCATCCGGGAGTTTGTCCTCCGACGAGACCGAGGACCAGGAGGTCCGTCCATGTCTGTTGGTGGTTGATGATGACCCTTCTGTGGGCAGGCTGTTAAGTCAGACGCTCAAGGAATGGGGATATGAGGTCCTTGTTGCGAGAAATGGATGGGAAGGCTTGGCTGTGGCAAGCCGCCAAACGGTAGATGGTATTCTATTGGATATGGAGATGCCCATTATGGATGGGCGGACCATGCTGGATGAATTACGATGGTTGGGACATCAAATGCCGGTGATGATGATGTCTGGCGCGTCGGACGAACGAGCCCTCCGGCAACTGCTACAGGAGGGGGCTCAGGGGTTTTTTGTCAAACCGTTTCATCTGAAATCTCTCAAGGAAGCCTGTCGCAGGATCATGCAAAAAAAAGAGGCACCGTACTTTTTTGCCCACCATGTGGTCTGA
- a CDS encoding ATP-binding protein, with protein MKPPKRAWLGTGSIGRALLILSTMFILALFGILLYTITTIQNQKLDSVMVDLAGQQRMLSQRLMNEILLISQGIPADYRFTQKILNQNLDALLVGGQAMINQESGDTAVLPPPPSQEIRQALGEQQSLLGEFIQRGDTFLKTRSDLPGYSLELDGLLALNARLIDVANMAVKLYSRNSQEKISNMIVWESLIGTLVIIFGILITRKVKLANQELEHEIQERSRIETALRYRIEIENLMTNLSTQFISLEAKDLDAEINRALEAIGTFGGVDRSYVFIFEDDGTTMNNTHEWCQAGIEPQLSRLQGLRMQEIPWFAKRLISGPFFQISSVANLPLEASAEKQEFQKQQIQSLVIVPMVLRGKLFGFLGFDSVQHEKTWSEEDIRLLQMAGEIFVNGFERQQVEENLRKSEAAKVEAFRQSDALKTALLSLVSHELRTPLTAIKASIAGLIELSKQDASKVQQEFLQSINQEIDFLNGLVDNLLDMSKVEAGTLVPHREWHLLEDLVEGAIRRLEMSLKSRSLQVNLGEKISPIFVDGMEIQQVLINLLDNAIKYSSPGSLVSIVGRMTPNQVEVRVSSEGEGIPQEELVSIFNRFYRLKGPRTRLIRGTGLGLAICKGMVEAHGGRIWAESRNRIVTISFTLPIPDAPPMINFDREEE; from the coding sequence GTGAAGCCACCAAAACGTGCATGGCTGGGAACAGGATCAATCGGGCGAGCGTTATTGATTCTCTCCACCATGTTTATTTTAGCCTTGTTCGGCATCCTCCTCTATACGATCACCACCATTCAGAATCAAAAGCTCGACAGTGTGATGGTAGATCTGGCGGGACAACAGCGAATGTTGTCTCAACGACTCATGAATGAAATTTTATTGATTTCGCAAGGGATTCCTGCTGATTACCGGTTCACCCAAAAGATCCTGAACCAAAATCTGGATGCCTTACTCGTGGGTGGACAGGCCATGATAAACCAGGAAAGTGGCGATACGGCGGTCCTTCCTCCCCCCCCATCCCAGGAAATACGACAGGCATTAGGTGAGCAACAATCACTCCTGGGCGAATTTATCCAGCGGGGCGATACCTTTTTGAAAACGCGTTCCGATCTTCCCGGATATTCTTTGGAGTTAGACGGACTCCTGGCTTTAAATGCCCGGTTGATTGACGTTGCCAACATGGCGGTCAAGTTATACAGCAGAAATTCCCAGGAAAAGATCTCGAACATGATCGTTTGGGAATCTTTGATCGGTACCTTAGTGATCATTTTCGGAATTCTTATCACGAGAAAGGTCAAACTGGCCAATCAGGAACTTGAGCATGAAATCCAGGAACGTTCCAGGATAGAAACGGCTCTACGCTATCGAATCGAAATTGAAAATCTCATGACGAATCTTTCAACCCAATTCATCAGTCTTGAAGCAAAAGATTTGGATGCGGAGATCAATCGGGCGCTGGAAGCTATCGGAACGTTTGGAGGGGTGGATCGAAGTTATGTGTTTATATTTGAGGATGATGGTACGACCATGAATAATACCCATGAATGGTGTCAGGCGGGTATTGAGCCCCAACTATCAAGACTTCAGGGCCTTCGAATGCAGGAGATACCCTGGTTTGCAAAACGTCTGATCTCCGGTCCGTTTTTTCAAATCTCAAGCGTGGCAAATCTACCACTCGAGGCGAGTGCCGAAAAGCAGGAATTTCAGAAGCAGCAAATCCAATCGCTGGTGATTGTGCCCATGGTCTTGCGGGGAAAGTTGTTCGGGTTTCTTGGCTTTGATTCAGTCCAGCATGAAAAGACCTGGTCCGAAGAAGACATCAGGCTCCTCCAAATGGCCGGAGAAATATTCGTGAATGGGTTTGAACGACAACAGGTAGAGGAAAATTTACGAAAAAGTGAGGCCGCAAAAGTTGAGGCCTTTCGTCAAAGCGATGCCCTGAAAACCGCTCTTCTGTCTTTGGTTTCTCACGAATTACGGACTCCACTGACGGCCATCAAGGCCTCCATAGCCGGGTTGATTGAACTTTCGAAACAGGATGCATCCAAGGTGCAGCAGGAATTTCTCCAGAGTATCAATCAGGAAATCGATTTTTTAAATGGATTGGTTGATAATCTTCTGGACATGTCAAAGGTTGAAGCGGGAACGCTGGTCCCTCATCGTGAATGGCATTTATTGGAAGATTTGGTCGAAGGCGCAATTAGACGATTGGAAATGTCTTTGAAAAGCCGATCTTTGCAAGTGAACCTTGGGGAGAAAATTTCACCTATTTTTGTGGATGGGATGGAAATTCAGCAAGTCCTGATCAACCTGTTAGATAATGCCATTAAATATTCTTCCCCAGGGTCCTTGGTCAGCATTGTTGGCCGCATGACGCCTAACCAGGTGGAGGTAAGGGTCTCCAGCGAGGGAGAAGGAATCCCTCAGGAAGAATTGGTCAGTATTTTCAACCGATTCTATCGGTTAAAGGGTCCGCGGACCCGACTCATTCGTGGGACCGGTCTCGGATTGGCGATCTGTAAAGGTATGGTCGAAGCCCATGGTGGTCGAATTTGGGCCGAATCACGGAATCGAATCGTGACGATTAGCTTTACGTTGCCGATTCCTGATGCACCCCCCATGATAAATTTTGACCGGGAAGAGGAGTAA
- a CDS encoding response regulator produces MKNGKLNITPGIPTPDISRIQESFEIVASHGEQIVFRFYQVLFDKFPEFQTFFPQAQLAQQYAAFLRGFRTLVLHMENPEELRSFLVQLGERHKKYGIKSKHYPPVVYALLHVLTELGGEGMDGKTYDAWENFIHLMRAIMLECYSLEMLAGGDRQENFLSTGAGGNTKRILLIDDDRQLLDLYQSYLELEGYLCSQVSDVAWAFTHIQMSHYDLVLTDFQMPAMNGIQLRRNLEYVVNGCCPPFVLVTGSPNQEIRRQALESGFEAVLKKPHDLPELSSLVGKVLKKSTGFQGNLQKM; encoded by the coding sequence ATGAAGAATGGTAAATTGAATATTACTCCGGGAATTCCCACTCCTGATATATCACGAATCCAGGAAAGTTTTGAGATCGTGGCCTCTCACGGAGAGCAGATCGTTTTTCGATTTTATCAGGTGTTGTTTGATAAATTTCCGGAGTTTCAGACCTTTTTCCCTCAGGCCCAGTTAGCCCAACAATATGCGGCGTTTCTAAGGGGATTCCGCACACTGGTCTTGCACATGGAAAACCCTGAGGAATTACGTTCTTTCCTCGTTCAATTAGGGGAACGGCACAAAAAATATGGCATTAAAAGCAAGCACTATCCTCCTGTCGTATATGCGCTCTTGCATGTGCTGACGGAATTGGGTGGGGAAGGCATGGATGGAAAAACATATGATGCTTGGGAAAATTTTATTCACCTGATGAGAGCCATTATGCTTGAATGCTACTCTCTGGAGATGTTGGCTGGTGGAGATCGCCAGGAGAATTTTCTCAGCACTGGGGCAGGAGGCAACACAAAAAGAATTCTGCTTATTGATGATGACCGTCAACTTTTGGACCTGTATCAATCATACTTGGAACTCGAAGGGTATCTATGTAGCCAGGTTTCTGATGTGGCCTGGGCATTTACCCACATCCAGATGAGTCACTATGACCTCGTCCTGACGGATTTTCAAATGCCTGCGATGAATGGCATTCAGTTACGGAGAAATCTTGAATATGTGGTTAATGGTTGTTGCCCCCCATTTGTCTTGGTGACAGGGAGTCCAAATCAGGAGATTCGAAGGCAGGCGTTAGAGTCCGGATTCGAGGCAGTGCTGAAAAAGCCGCATGATCTTCCTGAGCTGAGTTCTCTCGTAGGAAAAGTTTTAAAGAAATCCACCGGTTTTCAGGGAAATCTTCAGAAGATGTGA
- a CDS encoding response regulator codes for MKSQKRILIVDDDADVLLFLKDRLNALGFEVLTAANGKEGVETLQHHTVNGVLLDLCMPVMGGLLMLEQLAQASTLPPVIVMSPSEHRPEMQLALIKGAMDYLIKPIAPDVLTDKCLRLFY; via the coding sequence ATGAAAAGTCAAAAGCGCATTCTTATTGTCGACGATGATGCAGACGTCCTCCTGTTTCTAAAAGATCGTCTGAATGCCCTGGGCTTTGAGGTTCTTACTGCTGCCAATGGGAAGGAAGGAGTTGAGACTCTTCAACATCATACGGTCAATGGGGTCCTACTCGATTTATGCATGCCGGTCATGGGAGGCCTTCTTATGCTGGAACAATTAGCGCAGGCTTCAACGCTTCCGCCAGTGATCGTGATGTCACCCTCTGAACATCGACCGGAAATGCAGCTTGCCCTTATTAAGGGAGCGATGGACTATCTCATCAAGCCGATCGCTCCAGACGTATTGACCGATAAATGTCTGCGACTCTTTTATTAG
- a CDS encoding tetratricopeptide repeat protein, translating into MMGGYINIFGEDGYSMDIDIFRQMVAKKPDGFLGRYGLGDKLLKEGEHLEEAVEHLRVAVTLDPIHVASHLALGRALAGLKRHEEAKTVLAAGIDAALSGRSSGGGDLVPEMRALIQELG; encoded by the coding sequence ATGATGGGAGGCTACATCAATATTTTTGGGGAGGATGGTTATAGCATGGATATTGATATATTTCGCCAAATGGTGGCGAAAAAACCCGATGGGTTTTTAGGACGATATGGGCTTGGAGACAAGCTACTGAAGGAAGGGGAGCATCTTGAAGAAGCCGTGGAGCACCTGCGTGTTGCGGTCACATTAGATCCCATACATGTCGCCTCCCATTTGGCTTTAGGACGGGCATTGGCTGGACTGAAGCGTCATGAGGAGGCCAAGACTGTGCTGGCGGCTGGTATCGATGCGGCTTTGTCAGGCCGTTCCAGCGGGGGTGGGGATCTCGTGCCCGAGATGCGTGCTCTGATTCAGGAATTGGGATAA
- a CDS encoding cupredoxin domain-containing protein, translating into MKNLNWARTSPTLTVLGIFLLFLSICGPARASTQHSDVRVSMDYWAPYYRPALAIVPDGVSIHIVNPTSSPHSVTHDGCRTGGPCAFDTGGVQPGQEFTIPSLPPGRYSYYCVLHPIMKGEIIVLPHHTVISQGTVHDHLTITDVKDFQE; encoded by the coding sequence ATGAAAAATTTGAACTGGGCAAGAACCTCTCCCACCCTGACTGTGTTAGGAATTTTCCTTTTATTCCTATCGATTTGTGGCCCTGCACGGGCCTCCACCCAGCATTCGGATGTGAGGGTCTCAATGGATTATTGGGCACCCTATTATAGACCGGCTTTGGCTATTGTCCCCGATGGAGTCTCGATTCATATTGTGAATCCGACTTCATCACCGCACAGCGTCACACACGATGGTTGTCGAACAGGTGGGCCTTGCGCATTTGATACGGGTGGCGTTCAACCCGGGCAGGAATTCACGATCCCTTCCCTACCTCCCGGTCGGTATTCCTATTATTGCGTGCTTCATCCCATCATGAAGGGTGAAATTATTGTTCTTCCCCATCACACGGTCATTAGCCAAGGTACGGTACACGATCACCTCACGATCACTGATGTCAAGGATTTTCAGGAGTGA